In Triticum aestivum cultivar Chinese Spring chromosome 5B, IWGSC CS RefSeq v2.1, whole genome shotgun sequence, the following proteins share a genomic window:
- the LOC123110210 gene encoding uncharacterized protein isoform X1 — protein sequence MEYSLLIAVGFLCDFSCVGCISDLDWALKMHSSRAEDITPREVKKRRRIHMANARDGCGASIPYEMIIEVLQWLPVKSIFRFRAVCRSWEALLSSDEFRCLHMAAAKDARRRAPPPKLLYISPTTTFDSTAVYSCSFSPSSSSSRPRDRGDLLFTIDGARGNCVEVVTPVPCHGLTLLYDAVGAAFYICNAATRAATRLPASTEERASRSAAGLGFDARTDEYKVVRLINGLSYQKDMVRCEVYTPGGRFGDRWRPPAGGVPSSLHQFVYAAVTNAELNKLPPVFANGCLHWLMRPASFITTPSVAIVSFSVAEETFTCLRSPPFWVPGAPPNRYGLSKEQLVEMDDQLCLVRDTRNTILYVNVLEIWKLPDYSSGDWLLSHRINLSSHLARDLRESEILRVIGCFGITSRSPRKKIVITTSKHKIFDKYQKMVHTYDPRSEALETILSITETHSTPYYGPPSSRFSFIQDTLAPVHKTDEEIALSSELAKVTGEILLHLPAKAVIHSKFVCKQWFRLIESDKFIQSYFQHKNMDKRLKVMLVVKGTGQLGFSFAPLNKCLQEAPSNSRLLDTKVVCSKPCHGLNLVSTETYDYLCNPCTGYHMFYSLGPSLLQRMPKAEEHAFTVGNKNIGLTFDPLTQQHVMVAIFYRRKDFKSRQYDLRCTLRWCDSRDRPQLSSVPPLPVNDMPPAYVEGMLYWMSEPRLGQSCEWNIVSFNLATRIFNVVPCHSWFARWNSRNHCRAFVVELEGVLCAVLADPMAEKLDVWKLEHGQWGRAYTIHLEAYPEYSLKTGVVVPLAVDRDHGRILLNTGRKIGLYDPVEQAIQNLYSLDQVPVVRSCSPHHHKFLDMPSTSSANSLTCSKEDPAAELNIMDSKMIPCVPMLYEESLACYTRVPKKQLLW from the coding sequence ATGGAGTACTCGTTACTTATAGCAGTCGGTTTCCTTTGTGATTTTTCATGTGTTGGTTGCATCTCAGACCTCGACTGGGCGTTGAAGATGCATAGCAGCAGGGCAGAGGATATCACGCCTAGGGAGGTCAAGAAGAGGAGGAGAATTCACATGGCCAATGCACGAGATGGTTGCGGGGCGTCGATTCCGTATGAGATGATCATAGAGGTGCTGCAGTGGCTCCCCGTCAAATCTATCTTCCGCTTCCGGGCAGTTTGTCGCTCCTGGGAGGCGCTACTCTCCTCCGATGAATTCCGCTGCCTCCATATGGCAGCAGCTAAGGATGCAAGGCGGCGGGCACCACCACCCAAGCTGCTATACATCTCACCTACCACCACATTCGACTCCACCGCGGTCTACTCGTGCTCcttctcgccatcatcatcatctagccGCCCCAGAGATCGCGGGGACCTACTGTTCACCATCGATGGCGCCCGTGGCAACTGTGTGGAAGTAGTGACCCCCGTGCCATGCCACGGCCTCACCCTCCTCTACGACGCTGTCGGCGCAGCTTTCTACATCTGCAACGCGGCAACACGAGCTGCTACGCGTCTGCCAGCGTCCACTGAGGAACGAGCATCCAGATCCGCTGCTGGGCTGGGGTTTGATGCCCGCACAGATGAGTACAAAGTGGTGAGGTTGATCAATGGGTTGTCTTATCAGAAGGACATGGTGAGGTGTGAAGTTTACACGCCTGGAGGCCGCTTTGGAGATCGCTGGAGGCCGCCTGCCGGAGGAGTACCCTCCAGCTTGCATCAGTTTGTATATGCTGCTGTTACAAATGCGGAATTGAACAAATTACCTCCTGTGTTTGCCAACGGTTGCCTTCACTGGTTGATGAGACCTGCCTCTTTCATCACGACTCCAAGTGTTGCCATCGTGTCCTTCTCGGTGGCAGAAGAGACCTTCACATGTCTCCGGTCCCCGCCCTTCTGGGTACCAGGAGCGCCGCCAAACAGGTATGGGTTGTCCAAAGAGCAACTAGTGGAGATGGATGACCAACTATGTTTGGTCCGAGATACTCGCAACACAATCCTTTATGTTAACGTTTTGGAGATCTGGAAACTGCCAGACTATAGCTCGGGTGACTGGTTACTGAGTCATCGGATCAATTTGTCGAGCCACCTGGCAAGAGATTTACGCGAATCAGAAATTCTGAGAGTCATTGGGTGTTTTGGCATCACTTCCAGGTCGCCAAGGAAGAAGATAGTCATCACTACGAGCAAGCACAAGATTTTCGACAAGTATCAGAAAATGGTTCACACCTATGACCCTAGGTCCGAAGCTCTAGAAACCATTCTTTCAATCACGGAGACGCACTCAACTCCATATTATGGGCCCCCAAGTTCAAGGTTTAGTTTCATTCAAGACACCCTTGCTCCTGTGCATAAAACAGATGAAGAGATAGCCTTGTCATCTGAGCTGGCTAAGGTGACTGGAGAGATCCTACTCCACCTCCCAGCTAAAGCAGTGATACACTCCAAATTTGTGTGCAAGCAGTGGTTCAGATTGATTGAGAGTGACAAATTCATTCAGTCATACTTTCAGCATAAAAACATGGACAAAAGACTTAAGGTCATGCTTGTGGTCAAGGGCACTGGACAATTGGGCTTCAGTTTTGCTCCCTTGAATAAATGCCTCCAAGAAGCTCCTAGTAACAGTAGATTACTTGATACAAAGGTGGTTTGCTCCAAGCCTTGCCATGGGCTGAACTTGGTAAGCACCGAGACGTACGACTATCTCTGCAACCCATGTACAGGTTACCACATGTTCTACTCGTTGGGGCCAAGTTTGCTGCAGAGAATGCCTAAAGCAGAAGAGCATGCTTTCACAGTCGGCAATAAGAATATTGGCTTGACTTTCGACCCTTTGACTCAACAACATGTTATGGTGGCAATTTTCTATCGCCGGAAGGACTTCAAATCTCGTCAATATGACCTGAGATGCACGTTACGCTGGTGTGACTCTCGGGATCGCCCCCAACTGAGCTCGGTACCGCCTCTGCCTGTGAATGACATGCCACCGGCCTATGTGGAAGGAATGCTGTACTGGATGAGTGAACCAAGGTTGGGACAGAGCTGTGAATGGAACATTGTTTCTTTCAACCTTGCTACAAGAATTTTCAATGTCGTCCCTTGCCATTCGTGGTTTGCAAGATGGAATAGCAGAAACCATTGTCGTGCATTTGTTGTTGAGCTCGAGGGAGTGTTATGTGCTGTTCTAGCAGATCCAATGGCAGAAAAATTAGATGTATGGAAGCTAGAGCATGGCCAATGGGGCAGAGCATACACAATTCACCTGGAAGCATATCCTGAATACTCCCTTAAGACAGGTGTGGTGGTGCCATTAGCTGTTGATCGCGATCATGGGAGGATCCTGCTCAACACTGGAAGGAAAATAGGACTGTACGATCCAGTAGAGCAAGCAATTCAAAATTTGTATTCACTTGATCAGGTGCCGGTTGTCAGAAGCTGTAGTCCACACCACCATAAGTTTCTTGATATGCCTTCAACTTCATCAGCGAATAGTTTGACATGCTCCAAAGAAGACCCAGCGGCGGAGTTGAATATAATGGACTCTAAGATGATTCCTTGTGTTCCAATGTTATATGAGGAGAGCTTGGCATGTTACACCCGTGTGCCCAAAAAACAATTGCTGTGGTGA
- the LOC123110210 gene encoding uncharacterized protein isoform X2 codes for MHSSRAEDITPREVKKRRRIHMANARDGCGASIPYEMIIEVLQWLPVKSIFRFRAVCRSWEALLSSDEFRCLHMAAAKDARRRAPPPKLLYISPTTTFDSTAVYSCSFSPSSSSSRPRDRGDLLFTIDGARGNCVEVVTPVPCHGLTLLYDAVGAAFYICNAATRAATRLPASTEERASRSAAGLGFDARTDEYKVVRLINGLSYQKDMVRCEVYTPGGRFGDRWRPPAGGVPSSLHQFVYAAVTNAELNKLPPVFANGCLHWLMRPASFITTPSVAIVSFSVAEETFTCLRSPPFWVPGAPPNRYGLSKEQLVEMDDQLCLVRDTRNTILYVNVLEIWKLPDYSSGDWLLSHRINLSSHLARDLRESEILRVIGCFGITSRSPRKKIVITTSKHKIFDKYQKMVHTYDPRSEALETILSITETHSTPYYGPPSSRFSFIQDTLAPVHKTDEEIALSSELAKVTGEILLHLPAKAVIHSKFVCKQWFRLIESDKFIQSYFQHKNMDKRLKVMLVVKGTGQLGFSFAPLNKCLQEAPSNSRLLDTKVVCSKPCHGLNLVSTETYDYLCNPCTGYHMFYSLGPSLLQRMPKAEEHAFTVGNKNIGLTFDPLTQQHVMVAIFYRRKDFKSRQYDLRCTLRWCDSRDRPQLSSVPPLPVNDMPPAYVEGMLYWMSEPRLGQSCEWNIVSFNLATRIFNVVPCHSWFARWNSRNHCRAFVVELEGVLCAVLADPMAEKLDVWKLEHGQWGRAYTIHLEAYPEYSLKTGVVVPLAVDRDHGRILLNTGRKIGLYDPVEQAIQNLYSLDQVPVVRSCSPHHHKFLDMPSTSSANSLTCSKEDPAAELNIMDSKMIPCVPMLYEESLACYTRVPKKQLLW; via the coding sequence ATGCATAGCAGCAGGGCAGAGGATATCACGCCTAGGGAGGTCAAGAAGAGGAGGAGAATTCACATGGCCAATGCACGAGATGGTTGCGGGGCGTCGATTCCGTATGAGATGATCATAGAGGTGCTGCAGTGGCTCCCCGTCAAATCTATCTTCCGCTTCCGGGCAGTTTGTCGCTCCTGGGAGGCGCTACTCTCCTCCGATGAATTCCGCTGCCTCCATATGGCAGCAGCTAAGGATGCAAGGCGGCGGGCACCACCACCCAAGCTGCTATACATCTCACCTACCACCACATTCGACTCCACCGCGGTCTACTCGTGCTCcttctcgccatcatcatcatctagccGCCCCAGAGATCGCGGGGACCTACTGTTCACCATCGATGGCGCCCGTGGCAACTGTGTGGAAGTAGTGACCCCCGTGCCATGCCACGGCCTCACCCTCCTCTACGACGCTGTCGGCGCAGCTTTCTACATCTGCAACGCGGCAACACGAGCTGCTACGCGTCTGCCAGCGTCCACTGAGGAACGAGCATCCAGATCCGCTGCTGGGCTGGGGTTTGATGCCCGCACAGATGAGTACAAAGTGGTGAGGTTGATCAATGGGTTGTCTTATCAGAAGGACATGGTGAGGTGTGAAGTTTACACGCCTGGAGGCCGCTTTGGAGATCGCTGGAGGCCGCCTGCCGGAGGAGTACCCTCCAGCTTGCATCAGTTTGTATATGCTGCTGTTACAAATGCGGAATTGAACAAATTACCTCCTGTGTTTGCCAACGGTTGCCTTCACTGGTTGATGAGACCTGCCTCTTTCATCACGACTCCAAGTGTTGCCATCGTGTCCTTCTCGGTGGCAGAAGAGACCTTCACATGTCTCCGGTCCCCGCCCTTCTGGGTACCAGGAGCGCCGCCAAACAGGTATGGGTTGTCCAAAGAGCAACTAGTGGAGATGGATGACCAACTATGTTTGGTCCGAGATACTCGCAACACAATCCTTTATGTTAACGTTTTGGAGATCTGGAAACTGCCAGACTATAGCTCGGGTGACTGGTTACTGAGTCATCGGATCAATTTGTCGAGCCACCTGGCAAGAGATTTACGCGAATCAGAAATTCTGAGAGTCATTGGGTGTTTTGGCATCACTTCCAGGTCGCCAAGGAAGAAGATAGTCATCACTACGAGCAAGCACAAGATTTTCGACAAGTATCAGAAAATGGTTCACACCTATGACCCTAGGTCCGAAGCTCTAGAAACCATTCTTTCAATCACGGAGACGCACTCAACTCCATATTATGGGCCCCCAAGTTCAAGGTTTAGTTTCATTCAAGACACCCTTGCTCCTGTGCATAAAACAGATGAAGAGATAGCCTTGTCATCTGAGCTGGCTAAGGTGACTGGAGAGATCCTACTCCACCTCCCAGCTAAAGCAGTGATACACTCCAAATTTGTGTGCAAGCAGTGGTTCAGATTGATTGAGAGTGACAAATTCATTCAGTCATACTTTCAGCATAAAAACATGGACAAAAGACTTAAGGTCATGCTTGTGGTCAAGGGCACTGGACAATTGGGCTTCAGTTTTGCTCCCTTGAATAAATGCCTCCAAGAAGCTCCTAGTAACAGTAGATTACTTGATACAAAGGTGGTTTGCTCCAAGCCTTGCCATGGGCTGAACTTGGTAAGCACCGAGACGTACGACTATCTCTGCAACCCATGTACAGGTTACCACATGTTCTACTCGTTGGGGCCAAGTTTGCTGCAGAGAATGCCTAAAGCAGAAGAGCATGCTTTCACAGTCGGCAATAAGAATATTGGCTTGACTTTCGACCCTTTGACTCAACAACATGTTATGGTGGCAATTTTCTATCGCCGGAAGGACTTCAAATCTCGTCAATATGACCTGAGATGCACGTTACGCTGGTGTGACTCTCGGGATCGCCCCCAACTGAGCTCGGTACCGCCTCTGCCTGTGAATGACATGCCACCGGCCTATGTGGAAGGAATGCTGTACTGGATGAGTGAACCAAGGTTGGGACAGAGCTGTGAATGGAACATTGTTTCTTTCAACCTTGCTACAAGAATTTTCAATGTCGTCCCTTGCCATTCGTGGTTTGCAAGATGGAATAGCAGAAACCATTGTCGTGCATTTGTTGTTGAGCTCGAGGGAGTGTTATGTGCTGTTCTAGCAGATCCAATGGCAGAAAAATTAGATGTATGGAAGCTAGAGCATGGCCAATGGGGCAGAGCATACACAATTCACCTGGAAGCATATCCTGAATACTCCCTTAAGACAGGTGTGGTGGTGCCATTAGCTGTTGATCGCGATCATGGGAGGATCCTGCTCAACACTGGAAGGAAAATAGGACTGTACGATCCAGTAGAGCAAGCAATTCAAAATTTGTATTCACTTGATCAGGTGCCGGTTGTCAGAAGCTGTAGTCCACACCACCATAAGTTTCTTGATATGCCTTCAACTTCATCAGCGAATAGTTTGACATGCTCCAAAGAAGACCCAGCGGCGGAGTTGAATATAATGGACTCTAAGATGATTCCTTGTGTTCCAATGTTATATGAGGAGAGCTTGGCATGTTACACCCGTGTGCCCAAAAAACAATTGCTGTGGTGA